CGCAACACGGTCAGCGCCTCGACGCAGAACCAGGCGCTCGCCGCGCTCCTGTTCCTGTACCGTGACGTCCTCGACATAGAGCTCGGCTGGATCACCGACGTCGTCCGAGCCAAGACCCCGCACCGACTTCCCGTCGTCCTCACGCGCGACGAGGTGCGCCGCGTGCTCGCGCAACTCGACGGACCCGCGAAGCTCATGTCGATGCTTCTCTACGGCTCCGGCCTCCGCCTCCTCGAGTGCGCGCGACTTCGCGTGAAGGACGTCGACTTCGAGACGCGCCAGATAGTCGTGCGCGCCGGGAAGGGGAACAAGGATCGGATCACGATGCTCCCCTCGAGCGCCGGCGTGCCGCTGTGGAAGCACCTCGAGTGTGCGCGCCTCCAGCACGAGCGCGACGTGGCCAGCGGTGGCGGATGGGTCGCCCTCCCGGACTCGATCGCCCGCAAGTATCCGAACGCCGGCCGCGAATGGCCGTGGCAGTGGATCTTCCCCGCGACACGCCAGTACGTGGACCCGGCCACGGGCCGCCGACACCGCCACCACCTGCACGAGTCGGCCCTCCAGCGAAGCGTGCGAGCCGCAGTCCTGGCCGCCGACATTCCAAAGCCGGCGAGCTGCCACACCTTCCGCCACTCCTTCGCGACCCATCTGCTCGAAGACGGCTACGACATCCGCACCGTCCAGGAGCTCCTGGGCCACCGCGACGTCGCCACCACGATGATCTACACACACGTCCTCAACCGGGGAGGCCGCGGCGTCCTCAGCCCGGCGGACAAACTGTGACAACCCGTCGCCACCCCCCTCGCCACCCCCGCCGCGTCCTATCCGGCGCGCCTCTGCTGCATAACGCGCCAAGACGAGCGAGCCCCCAAACATTGAAAACGAAGGCTGGAGTAGGAGATTGAAGGAGTCAGTCGCCCAGTCGAGGGGCCAAGCCCGCGCTATCATGGACCCCCCACCCCAGTCCAAGTGTCTAAGAGCAGGTCCGTCTAATTACAGTTGGGCAGACCAATCGGTGAAAGGCATGATTCGACTCGTCGGACCTGGAGGCGCGGGCAAGAGCACCGTTGGCCTTTTGCTCGGCCAGAGGCTCGGTGTTCCCTTCGTCGACTTGGACGAGGAGTTCGTGGCGAAAGTCGGCGACATCTCGCGGTACCTCGAATCGCATGGCTACGACGCCTACGCCAAGCGGAACGTGGATGTCTACTTCACCACATTGGGGGCGGCGGCTGGGCGGGGGGTGGTGCTGGCACTTTCGTCGGGCTTCATGACCTACCGGCCTGACATTCATCCGGCTTACAAAGGCTGCCGCCGAGACATCGCATCGAGCCCCACGACGTTTGTTCTGCTTCCGTCGCTTGAATTCGAGACCTGTGTCGCTGAGACCGTGCGCCGCCAGCTCATCCGACCGTTCGCCCGTTCGGCAGCTTGTGAGGAACAGGTCATCCGCACTCGCTTCCCCAGCTACCTCAACATTCCCGCGACGAAGGTGGAAACCATGCGACCGGTGCGCGAGGTCGTCGATGAAATCGCAGTTGCCCAACAAGCCGCTGCCGCTCGCGGCTGAGCGGCATGGCGCTAGACCGCACTCTTGTTCCGTCTGGAGATCAAGTGAGGGTTGCCGCCTATCAAGCCCCTTTGGCGGCGTGCGC
This is a stretch of genomic DNA from Acidobacteriota bacterium. It encodes these proteins:
- a CDS encoding integron integrase, which translates into the protein MGVADIERFLSSLGTGTPRSARPGSGAFGTSTPGSRGLGSSRPDGRTLDARSTDGRNTVSASTQNQALAALLFLYRDVLDIELGWITDVVRAKTPHRLPVVLTRDEVRRVLAQLDGPAKLMSMLLYGSGLRLLECARLRVKDVDFETRQIVVRAGKGNKDRITMLPSSAGVPLWKHLECARLQHERDVASGGGWVALPDSIARKYPNAGREWPWQWIFPATRQYVDPATGRRHRHHLHESALQRSVRAAVLAADIPKPASCHTFRHSFATHLLEDGYDIRTVQELLGHRDVATTMIYTHVLNRGGRGVLSPADKL